In one window of Camelus bactrianus isolate YW-2024 breed Bactrian camel chromosome 13, ASM4877302v1, whole genome shotgun sequence DNA:
- the AUNIP gene encoding aurora kinase A- and ninein-interacting protein, giving the protein MKRRGPEEEACGVWLDAAALKRRKAQTHLTKSSSKMLTLFPEERKAKISFTQRSHPPAGTRQTSIASFFTLQPGKTNGGDQRGVSSHIESQTYKESKEDATQLHHLIEGLGDDCVAPPLATSTPADIQEARLSPQSLQASCHREIGTPCLSVLSLFQTDTLICAGERKASPAHSFTQELENSCLLDQKKGEKDSSWKREWLHGSKKKNYQSVQRHSKTPESKGYQLLDKTNLEEVSAKRNRQAPALHTHKDSWSGANTSVKQSPCPIPVFSWDSEKNDKDSWSQLFTEDSQGQRVIAHNSRAPFRDVTNDQNQGLGQFPNSPWAQCQDRPTQLNPQPDLLFTQDSEGNQVIRHQV; this is encoded by the exons ATGAAGCGCAGAGGCCCGGAGGAGGAGGCCTGCGGCGTGTGGCTGGACGCGGCGGCGCTGAAGAGGCGAAAAGCGCAG ACACATTTAACCAAGTCAAGCAGCAAAATGCTAACACTCTTTCCTGAAGAGAGAAAGGCCAAGATTTCTTTTACTCAAAGAAGTCATCCACCTGCAGGCACTCGGCAAACCAGCATTGCTTCCTTCTTCACCTTGCAGCCAG GAAAGACAAATGGTGGTGACCAGAGGGGTGTTTCATCTCATATAGAAAGTCAGACCTACAAGGAATCTAAGGAAGATGCAACCCAGCTACACCATCTGATCGAGGGCTTGGGGGATGATTGTGTGGCACCCCCTTTAGCCACTTCAACCCCTGCAGACATCCAGGAAGCTAGACTTTCTCCTCAGTCTCTCCAGGCTTCTTGCCACCGTGAAATAGGAACCCCATGCTTGTCTGTGTTGTCTTTGTTCCAGACTGATACCTTAATCTGTGCTGGAGAGAGAAAAGCCTCACCTGCCCATTCCTTCACCCAAGAGCTGGAGAATTCTTGCTTGCTGGACcaaaagaagggagagaaggattCTTCCTGGAAAAGGGAATGGCTTCATGGATCTAAGAAAAAGAACTATCAGAGTGTGCAGAGACACAGTAAAACACCTGAAAGCAAGGGCTATCAGCTCTTGGACAAGACTAACTTGGAAGAGGTGTCAGCCAAAAGAAACAGGCAGGCCCCTGCCCTTCATACACACAAGGATTCTTGGAGTGGAGCAAATACATCAGTGAAACAAAGCCCTTGTCCTATTCCTGTGTTTTCCTGGGACAGCGAAAAGAATGACAAGGACTCCTGGAGTCAGCTTTTCACTGAGGATTCTCAAGGCCAGCGGGTCATTGCCCACAACTCTAGAGCTCCTTTCCGAGATGTAACCAATGACCAGAATCAGGGCTTAGGGCAGTTTCCCAACAGCCCTTGGGCTCAGTGCCAGGATAGGCCCACTCAGTTAAATCCGCAGCCTGATTTGCTCTTTACCCAGGACTCTGAAGGTAATCAAGTTATCAGGCACCAAGTCTAA